In Maridesulfovibrio sp., the following proteins share a genomic window:
- a CDS encoding HEAT repeat domain-containing protein yields MARLRLMGAFTASYLFEGGAVWLYLNRDSVHWYIYAAIVAHLLCGFSFVLFTVAKPRALPGIAFYYPRIAALFSLFLPVIGLVGVSVTLFSARIIMKSYGLAEDYKEKAYEGSGTDIDLPTDISEFLYDEVDVHPIADILSGDDMEMKRGAVNLLRRIGSAEAVSLLRKSLSDESSEVRFYAHTALTRLEEDYADALDKAKFRAERYDSAQSHAELASTYRNYARSGLPEVNMQEQSMASACEHWRIAVFKDQENKDYLMRLAESCTENREFNEALHIYRNNLNDPDLEMESRLGLCRIFFEIGNFIALFNEVEQLRSRPELKSADPFKTLIYNFWIKSNPAEDEIKSENFAEVDYEFG; encoded by the coding sequence ATGGCGCGGTTGCGTCTGATGGGAGCTTTTACAGCTTCATACCTCTTCGAGGGCGGAGCGGTCTGGCTGTACCTGAATAGGGACTCTGTTCATTGGTACATCTATGCCGCTATCGTTGCGCATCTGCTTTGCGGTTTTTCATTTGTCCTTTTCACAGTTGCCAAGCCAAGAGCTTTGCCCGGTATTGCTTTTTATTATCCGCGGATAGCTGCGTTATTCAGTCTTTTTTTACCAGTTATCGGCTTGGTTGGTGTTAGTGTCACCCTGTTTTCGGCACGTATAATCATGAAAAGCTACGGACTGGCAGAAGACTATAAAGAAAAAGCTTATGAAGGTTCCGGGACTGATATAGATCTGCCGACTGATATTTCAGAATTTCTTTATGATGAGGTGGATGTCCATCCCATTGCGGATATCCTTTCCGGTGATGATATGGAAATGAAGCGTGGAGCCGTTAACCTGCTGCGCCGGATAGGCTCTGCCGAGGCGGTAAGCCTGTTACGGAAAAGTCTTTCAGATGAGAGCTCCGAAGTCCGTTTCTATGCCCATACTGCTTTGACCAGATTGGAGGAAGATTACGCCGATGCTTTGGATAAAGCCAAATTTCGTGCGGAAAGGTATGACAGCGCACAATCGCATGCCGAATTGGCTTCAACTTATCGCAACTATGCCCGCAGCGGCTTGCCCGAAGTCAATATGCAGGAGCAGTCCATGGCTTCAGCATGTGAACATTGGCGCATAGCTGTTTTCAAGGATCAGGAAAATAAGGATTACCTGATGCGTCTTGCAGAATCCTGCACTGAGAACAGGGAGTTTAACGAGGCATTGCACATTTATCGCAACAATTTGAACGACCCGGATCTTGAAATGGAATCACGGCTCGGTCTTTGCCGTATTTTTTTTGAAATTGGTAATTTTATAGCACTATTCAATGAAGTTGAACAATTGCGCTCCAGACCTGAATTAAAATCAGCTGATCCGTTCAAGACCCTGATTTATAATTTCTGGATTAAAAGCAATCCAGCAGAAGATGAAATCAAATCTGAGAATTTTGCAGAGGTAGACTATGAGTTCGGGTAA